From Synergistaceae bacterium, a single genomic window includes:
- a CDS encoding DUF4491 family protein encodes MFNFSGIIIGVTSFIIIGVLHPVIIKCEYYFSYKIWPVFLVLGLISCAGSLLAENETLSGILGVLACCLLWCIRELREQKERVARGWFPKNPNRKDS; translated from the coding sequence ATGTTCAATTTTTCAGGAATCATAATCGGCGTAACAAGTTTTATAATAATCGGCGTTCTTCACCCAGTAATTATAAAATGTGAATATTATTTCTCGTATAAAATTTGGCCGGTCTTTCTTGTACTGGGCTTAATATCTTGCGCGGGGTCATTATTAGCAGAAAATGAAACTTTATCGGGGATTCTCGGCGTTCTTGCGTGCTGTCTATTATGGTGCATTCGTGAATTAAGAGAACAGAAAGAAAGAGTCGCGCGCGGGTGGTTCCCTAAAAATCCTAATCGTAAAGACTCGTGA